The uncultured Roseibium sp. DNA segment TTTCCGCAAAAGGCACGGCGCCTACGCGGCTTGGTGGGCTTTGTCGAAAAGCCGGGGGTGGTCAAGGCAGGTGAGGCCGTGACCGCGCATATCCCCGAACAGTGGATCTATGATCCTGACGCTTGAACGGGAGGTGTTGCCGTCCGATAGTAAGGATTGTTGTTTTCGACAATACAGCGGGGGTACGGCGTGGGTTTTAGTATTTGTTATCTCGGGCTTCGTTGCCCGGTGGAAAAAGTAGCGGAATACCTGTCCCTTGATCTCGAAGAGGAAGCTTCCGGTGATTGGCTGCCCATGGACTCATGGGCCGGGATGCTGAAAGGGGCCGACTGGACGCTTGTGTGGTTGGAAGACGCACGTTTTATCGAAAAGAATATCGCTCTGCTTCAAAGCGCCTCGCAGAAGGTGGATGTGATTGCCTGCGAAGTCGTTGAAAGCGTGATGTGGGCGTCGGCGCAATATTGGTCGAATGGCGCGTTGATATGGAAGGTCACTCACGCGGGCGATGGGGATGACATTTTTAATCTGACGGAGACGGGCAATCTGCCTCCTGAGTATTCTGCCATTCGGACAGAGCATTTTAAGAACCAGGAAAAAGAAAACGAAAGTGACGAGGAATATGGCTGCGACCATATTTTCGAAATTCCGTTGGACCTCGCCGCTGTCTCTCTGAAGTTCCGTCATGAGCAAGCTCTGAAAGCCGACGACTTCGCCAGCTTCAGAAGTATCGTCCCGCCGCCCAGAAAGGGACTGATCGAAAAGGTTCTGTCCCTGTTCAAATAGCTGCGTCTTGAGACAAGCAAGAGCCGTGTTTGCAAGCCGGGAATGCACACCCGAGGCCATCTGCCGCAGGGAGCGGTCCATGTGCCGCAGTGAAGGAGACAAGTCCAGTCGCTAGGTAAAAGCCCTATCCGTAGTTTCCCTGAAATGCGGACGCCGGCCCTCCCGCCGGTGCTTTACCCAACACTCGACCGGAGTTGCTCATGTCGTCTCAAACGGCTGAAAAGCCAGCGCTTGTTCTTCGCCTTTTGCTGCTGGTGCCGATCTTCAACCTGTTTCTGCGCGATGCCATTTATGGCGCGGAAGACGCCAAGTACTGGTTTGCAGGCAATCTGTTCCTGACCTGGATGCTGGCGATCTATTTCATCGGCTATCCGGCCATCATCGTTCCGGCGCTCACCATGGTGCCGCTGGCCTTCCTCTGGATCCTGGAAACCTGCCGCTGATCCGCTGACTTCAGCCCGGCGGGGCCTGCCCGTCCTCTTCGGCGGAGACCCGCCGGGCCGAGCCCCAGTCTTCCAGCACCCGGTTCATGTCGTCGATGACGAAGAACCGGGCTGCGTCCCGGTCGTAGCCTTCCGTCAGCAGCGCATCGTAGCCGGTGAGCGCATGGCGGATGTGGCTGGCAGCTGCCTGCCACAGCGCAATCGATGGCGGCAGGTGGCGCAGATGACCGGCCAGGGCAAGGCCGAGGATCGCCTCCGCATCCGCCATCGGCACCCGTGGCAGCAGGGCCCGCAGGGCCTTGCGCATGTCCTTCTGACGTTTGGTTCCGCCGGTCATTCTCAGGTTCGGCTCCTGTCGGGCATGCGGGCCTGCATGCATAAGGGTGTCACGGGATCCTATCAGGAATTGTGAAGTCGCGAGGGTCAGGACCCCGATAATCCCGCCTGAAGCAAGTCAATACCGGAGCCATTCGGGGGGGGGGGCTCTCAACGCATGCCTACGGGTTCGTTCGCACTCTGCCTCCGCCGGGTCGCGCAGGACGTCGTCCAGAAGCGCGTCGGGGATACTGGAAAGGGATTTGAGCCTTCGGAGCCTTTGCCGCCGGGATGCCAATGTTTTTATCAAACGCCTGCCCACAGACTTCAGACGGGGAACGTCAACGGTCAACCAGCGCATGATTTGCCTCCCTATAAAAAAAGAAAAAACTTTCTTTATTATTGAACGGTTTCGCGGGATTGCAATAAAAAAAGAAAAAACTTTTTTAATATGTGCGCTGTGCTAGACTGCCTTCATGTCAGATCGTACCCGAACCAGGCTTTTGAATGCTCTCAAGGCGTCCGGCCCTCAAACTGCGGCCGATCTGTCGACCGGTCTTGACGTGACGCCGGTCGCTGTCCGCCAACATCTGGACGGCCTCCTGGCCGAGGACTTGGTCGAATTCGAAGACGTAAAAGGCGGTGTCGGCCGCCCGAAGCGGGTCTGGTCGCTTTCCCCCGAGGGGCATGCGCGTTTTCCCGACAATCATTCCGTTTTGATTCTCGGGCTTCTTGAAGGAATGAAGGACCTGTTCGGACAGGAAGGGGTCGATCGATTGATTGCCCACCGCCAGGAAGCGGCGCATCAGGCCTATTCGAAGGAACTGGAGCGGGCCACCAGCCTTGGCCAACGTCTCGAGATCTTGGCCGAGCTGCGCAGCCGCGAAGGCTACATGGCCAGCGTCGAAGAGGAAGACGAGGGCGGTTACCTCCTGATCGAAAACCATTGCTCCATCTGCGCGGCGGCCACTGCCTGCCAGGGCTTCTGCCACTCGGAAATGTTGCTGTTCCAGGAATTGCTTGGCCCGGATGTCACGCTGACCCGCGCGGAGCATCTGCTGTCGGGCGGCCGCCGGTGCGTTTATCGAATCCAGGAAGCCCGCTGACAGATGGACAGGCTGTCGGTGATGAGGGCGTTCTGCCGGA contains these protein-coding regions:
- a CDS encoding metalloregulator ArsR/SmtB family transcription factor, which codes for MSDRTRTRLLNALKASGPQTAADLSTGLDVTPVAVRQHLDGLLAEDLVEFEDVKGGVGRPKRVWSLSPEGHARFPDNHSVLILGLLEGMKDLFGQEGVDRLIAHRQEAAHQAYSKELERATSLGQRLEILAELRSREGYMASVEEEDEGGYLLIENHCSICAAATACQGFCHSEMLLFQELLGPDVTLTRAEHLLSGGRRCVYRIQEAR
- a CDS encoding DUF2293 domain-containing protein; this encodes MTGGTKRQKDMRKALRALLPRVPMADAEAILGLALAGHLRHLPPSIALWQAAASHIRHALTGYDALLTEGYDRDAARFFVIDDMNRVLEDWGSARRVSAEEDGQAPPG